In one Castor canadensis chromosome 15, mCasCan1.hap1v2, whole genome shotgun sequence genomic region, the following are encoded:
- the Def8 gene encoding differentially expressed in FDCP 8 homolog isoform X5 — protein MKPYFITCKEAMEARLLLQLQDRQHFVENDEMYSIQDLLDVHMGRLGCSLTEIHTLFAKHIKLDCERCQAKGFVCELCREGDVLFPFDSHTSVCTDCSAVFHRDCYYDNSTTCPKCARLNLRKQSLFQEPGLDMDA, from the exons ATGAAGCCGTACTTCATCACCTGCAAGGAGGCCATGGAGGCACGACTCCTGCTGCAG CTCCAGGACCGGCAGCATTTTGTGGAGAACGATGAGATGTACTCCATTCAGGACCTCCTGGATGTGCACATGGGACGCCTTGGATGCTCGCTCACTGAGATACACACACTCTTTGCCAAGCACATCAAGCTGGATTGTGAG CGGTGCCAGGCCAAGGGTTTCGTGTGTGAGCTCTGCAGAGAAGGCGATGTGCTGTTCCCATTTGATAGCCACACGTCTGTGTGCACTGACTGCTCAGCTGTTTTCCACAG GGACTGCTACTATGATAACTCAACCACGTGCCCAAAGTGTGCCCGGCTCAACTTGAGGAAGCAGTCACTCTTCCAGGAGCCTGGTCTGGATATGGATGCCTAA